The proteins below are encoded in one region of Balaenoptera acutorostrata chromosome 11, mBalAcu1.1, whole genome shotgun sequence:
- the LOC103009423 gene encoding retinol dehydrogenase 16-like: MWLYLAVLVGLYYLLRWYREKQVVSHLQDKFVFITGCDSGFGNLLARQLHLRGFRVLATCLTEQGAEQLRNQTSDRLETVILDVTKTESIAAATEWVKERVGDRGLWGLVNNAGICTPMAPNEWLTKQDFVKMLDVNLLGMIEVTLSLLPVVRKARGRVVNVSSVMGRVSLFGGGYCMSKYGVEAFSDSLRRELSYFGVKVVMIEPGYFMTNMTSPEVFNGSLQASWDQASPEIKELYGEKFVANFMKTSNLLKPSWSGNLSLVTDCMEHALTACHPRTRYSPGWDAKLFYLPMSYMPTFLVDLMMYWGAPRPAKAL, from the exons ATGTGGCTGTACCTGGCGGTCCTCGTGGGCCTGTACTACCTCCTGCGCTGGTACCGGGAGAAGCAGGTGGTGAGCCACCTCCAGGACAAGTTCGTCTTCATCACGGGCTGTGACTCAGGCTTCGGGAACCTGCTGGCCAGGCAGCTGCACCTGCGAGGCTTCAGGGTTCTGGCTACGTGTCTGACGGAGCAGGGGGCCGAGCAGCTGAGGAACCAGACGTCAGACAGGCTGGAGACTGTGATCCTGGACGTCACCAAGACTGAGAGCATCGCTGCGGCCACTGAGTGGGTGAAGGAGCGTGTCGGGGACAGAG GACTCTGGGGCCTGGTGAATAATGCCGGCATTTGTACGCCCATGGCACCCAATGAGTGGCTGACCAAACAAGACTTCGTAAAGATGCTCGACGTGAACCTGTTGGGGATGATTGAGGTGACCCTGAGTCTGCTGCCCGTAGTGAGGAAGGCGAGGGGCCGTGTGGTCAACGTCTCCAGTGTCATGGGCCGCGTGTCCCTCTTTGGTGGAGGTTACTGCATGTCCAAGTACGGCGTGGAGGCTTTCTCAGACTCCCTCAG GAGGGAGCTCTCCTACTTCGGAGTGAAGGTGGTGATGATTGAGCCCGGTTACTTCATGACCAATATGACCAGCCCTGAGGTGTTTAATGGAAGCCTCCAGGCATCATGGGATCAGGCCAGCCCAGAGATCAAGGAACTCTATGGAGAGAAGTTCGTGGCTAACT TCATGAAGACGTCTAATTTATTGAAGCCATCATGGTCCGGGAACCTGTCCTTGGTGACCGACTGCATGGAGCATGCCCTGACTGCCTGCCACCCCCGCACCCGATACTCCCCTGGCTGGGACGCCAAGCTCTTCTACCTCCCCATGAGCTACATGCCCACCTTCCTGGTGGATCTCATGATGTACTGGGGTGCCCCACGGCCTGCTAAGGCCCTGTAA
- the LOC103016150 gene encoding retinol dehydrogenase 16-like — protein MWLCLAVLVGLYYLLRWYREKQVVSHLQDKFVFITGCDSGFGNLLARQLHLRGFRVLATCLTEQGAEQLRNQTSDRLETVILDITKTESIAAATEWVKERVGDRGLWGLVNKAGISMPTTPNEWLTKQNFMKILDVNLLGVIEVALSLLPLVRKARGHVVNVSSVGPGVSLWWELLHVQVQC, from the exons ATGTGGCTGTGCCTGGCGGTCCTTGTGGGCCTGTACTACCTCCTGCGCTGGTACCGGGAGAAGCAGGTGGTGAGCCACCTCCAGGACAAGTTCGTCTTCATCACGGGCTGTGACTCGGGCTTCGGGAACCTGCTGGCCAGGCAGCTGCACCTGCGAGGCTTCAGGGTTCTGGCTACGTGTCTGACGGAGCAGGGGGCCGAGCAGCTGAGGAACCAGACGTCAGACAGGCTGGAGACAGTGATCCTGGACATCACCAAGACTGAGAGCATCGCTGCGGCCACTGAGTGGGTGAAGGAGCGTGTCGGGGACAGAG GACTCTGGGGCCTGGTGAATAAAGCTGGCATCTCCATGCCCACCACACCCAATGAGTGGCTGACCAAACAGAACTTCATGAAGATACTGGACGTAAACCTGTTGGGGGTGATCGAGGTGGCCCTGAGTCTGCTGCCCCTAGTGCGGAAGGCGAGGGGCCATGTGGTCAACGTCTCCAGTGTTGGGCCGGGTGTCTCTCTTTGGTGGGAGCTTCTCCATGTCCAAGTACAATGCTGA
- the GPR182 gene encoding G-protein coupled receptor 182: MSATGPSVAPASEAGEIHNWTELLHFFNHTLPECHMELSESTKRVALFVLYLAVFVVGLVENLLVICVNWRGAARAGLLRLYVLNMAIADLGIVLSLPVWMLEVTLDYTWLWGSFSCRFTHYFYFANMYSSIFFLVCLSIDRYVTLTNASPSWQRHQHRGRRAVCAGVWVFSALIPLPEVVHIRLVESFEPMCLFMAPFETYSTWALTVALSTTVLGFLLPFPLIAVFNVLTACRLRRAGQPEGRRHCLLVCAYIAVFVICWLPYHVTLLLITLHGTHISLHCYLAHLLYFFYDIIDCFSMLHCVVNPILYNFLSPSFRGRLLNAVVHYLPKVQAREGRHASSSSSSSTQHSIVITKEGIQSPAASPHHHPSLNFQEADTPPTSAPRALIAS; this comes from the coding sequence ATGTCGGCCACGGGGCCCAGCGTGGCACCCGCCAGCGAGGCGGGAGAGATCCACAACTGGACGGAACTGCTCCACTTCTTCAACCACACCCTGCCCGAGTGCCACATGGAGCTCAGCGAGAGCACCAAGCGAGTGGCCCTCTTCGTGCTCTACCTGGCTGTCTTCGTGGTCGGGCTGGTGGAGAACCTCCTGGTGATCTGCGTCAACTGGCGCGGGGCGGCCCGCGCAGGGCTGCTGCGCCTCTACGTCCTCAACATGGCCATCGCCGACCTGGGCATCGTCCTGTCTCTGCCCGTGTGGATGCTGGAGGTCACGCTGGACTACACCTGGCTCTGGGGCAGCTTCTCCTGCCGCTTCACTCACTACTTCTACTTTGCCAACATGTACAGCAGCATCTTCTTCCTGGTGTGCCTCAGCATCGACCGCTACGTCACCCTCACCAACGCCTCTCCCTCCTGGCAGCGCCACCAGCATCGAGGGCGGCGGGCCGTGTGCGCCGGGGTCTGGGTCTTCTCGGCCCTCATCCCGCTGCCCGAGGTGGTCCACATCCGGCTGGTAGAGAGCTTTGAGCCCATGTGCCTCTTCATGGCGCCTTTTGAAACGTACAGCACATGGGCCCTGACGGTGGCCCTGTCCACCACCGTCCTGGGCTTCCTGCTACCCTTCCCTCTCATCGCGGTCTTCAACGTGCTGACGGCCTGCCGCCTTCGGCGGGCAGGACAGCCTGAGGGCCGGCGCCACTGCCTGCTGGTGTGTGCCTACATTGCTGTCTTTGTCATCTGCTGGCTGCCCTACCATGTGACCCTGCTGCTGATCACACTGCACGGGACCCACATCTCCCTCCACTGCTATCTGGCCCACCTGCTCTACTTCTTCTACGACATCATTGACTGCTTCTCCATGCTCCACTGCGTCGTCAACCCCATCCTGTACAACTTTCTGAGCCCAAGCTTCCGGGGCCGGCTGCTCAACGCTGTGGTCCATTACCTTCCCAAGGTCCAGGCCAGGGAGGGCAGAcatgcttcctcctcctcctcctcctccacccagcATTCCATCGTCATCACCAAGGAGGGCATCCAGAGCCCTGCGGCcagcccccaccaccacccaagcCTGAACTTCCAGGAAGCAGACACCCCACCCACCTCTGCTCCTCGGGCTCTTATAGCCAGCTGA